From Paenibacillus graminis:
TACTCCAAAGAGCAGATCGAGGGAACAGGCTTTGAGTACCATTCTGTCGGACGTCCGCAAATGGGGGGCCTCAGCGGCTACTCCCCCAGCGTAGCCGGGGCGATCTAAGTTTTAACTGCCGCCAAACAAGTGGCAATGCCGGAACTTTGGCAGGGAGCTTCGCCTGCCGGGTGAAGCAGCTTGGGCGAACTAATTCCATTGGCTCGTTTTCCAGTGGAAATGCTGCAGGGAAAGCTGTTAAGGGAGGAACGGAGAGGAATTTTGGAACTGTAGGAGCGAATGCGTCCGCCTTTGTCTGTGGATTTCCACCGCGAACAGCGGTAACAATCAAGAAATCTGCAGACAACAGCGGCCGGAAGTCCAAACATTCCTTGCAGAGACTCCCGTAACAGCCGATCTGAAGTATTGTCACGCAACATAATGCGTCAGTGACATTCCTGCCTTTCATGCGAAAGCCACCCGGCAGCAGCTCACAATAACAATCCGATATTTACGCGACAACACATAAATAGGAGGGTTCACTTATGAAACTGGTACTTCTATCTGGCGGTTCTGGTAAACGGCTCTGGCCTTTGTCCAACGATTCTCGTTCCAAGCAATTTCTGAAAGTGCTGCAAAGCCCGGCAGGTGAACCGGAATCTATGGTACAGCGGGTATGGAGACAATTGCAGGAGACAGGGATGGCGGACTCGTCTTATTTGGCTACCGGCCGCAGCCAAGTCGAAATGATTCAGAGCCAGCTCGGCGCAGAGGTGCCAATCATTGTGGAGCCGGAGCGCCGCGATACCTTCCCGGCCATTGCTCTGACTGCAGCTTACCTGTATTCAATGGCAGGGGTGTCTCCAAGTGAGACCGTGGCTATTCTCCCCGTCGATCCGTATGTGGAGGCTTCATTTTTTGAAACCGTCGTCCAGCTTGAGGCAACGATGCAGGAAAGCGGCGCAAATCTGGCGCTGATGGGCGTGGTCCCTGAGCTTGCATCCGAGAAATACGGCTATATTATTCCTACCAGCGATGAGGCGGCGGCAAGCGGCTATATGCAGGTGAGCCACTTCCAGGAGAAGCCCGACCGCGTACAGGCCGAAGAGCTGATCAGCCGGGGGGCACTGTGGAACTGCGGAGTATTCGCTTTCCGCCTGGGCTATCTGCTGGATATTTTGCAGCGCAAAGGTCTGCCTTTGAACTATGAGGAACTGCAAAAGCAGTATAAACTGCTGTCGTCCATCAGCTTTGACTACGAAGTGGTGGAAAAAGAAGAGAATATCGTCGTTCAGCCTTATGCCGGGTTCTGGAAGGATCTGGGTACCTGGAATACCCTCACCGAGGAAATGAGCAGCAATCATGTGGGG
This genomic window contains:
- a CDS encoding sugar phosphate nucleotidyltransferase — encoded protein: MKLVLLSGGSGKRLWPLSNDSRSKQFLKVLQSPAGEPESMVQRVWRQLQETGMADSSYLATGRSQVEMIQSQLGAEVPIIVEPERRDTFPAIALTAAYLYSMAGVSPSETVAILPVDPYVEASFFETVVQLEATMQESGANLALMGVVPELASEKYGYIIPTSDEAAASGYMQVSHFQEKPDRVQAEELISRGALWNCGVFAFRLGYLLDILQRKGLPLNYEELQKQYKLLSSISFDYEVVEKEENIVVQPYAGFWKDLGTWNTLTEEMSSNHVGKGFVTDDSEGTCLINELDIPITVIGAKDLIIAASPDGILVTHKTESPRIKEVLKSFEQRPMYEERRWGHYKVIDYVKYDEGNEVLTKRIFIAEGKNISYQLHHKRSEIWTIVSGEASIVLNEKMHNVKAGDVVRIPEGTKHAILALTDVEFIEVQTGSELVEEDNIRITLEWEDIALQQFIS